In one window of Verrucomicrobiia bacterium DNA:
- a CDS encoding ATP-binding protein: MLRQPGNQFYKTVVLVWLTLSVASVLLAALTWLQLSERLAAARRAIVIRTEVEQVLKMLLDVETSARGFVITGENDFLVPMKQAQTALPVKFDYLAELTRNDSDLLKRIMDLRGKVELHLSNHDKIVAVRRDQGYLPTKALFNDGRARKLMDEIRDEIASIHSLRAHLISDEGGKERSQLRRASLTSLVAGVLGIGAGLFAFWLARSTLKHQERERVLVEAKLQAERNSAEKTVFLANVSHEIRTPMNAILGFSELLETELREPKPRHYAKAIRSSAGSLLQLIDDVLDISKIEAGAMVLRPEPTDPRELCEFVRTVFAEITTRKKIKLICHPVEDMPRALLLDRLRLRQILVNLVGNAVKFTNKGSIEMKVSFEKQQQSDKVTLVFEVQDTGEGIPKEKLDAIFQPFVQGDDVRDKEGTGLGLAIVRRLADRMGGTITVASIVGQGSVFHLRLPDIAVSPRIPESSVEPDEPVNFNDFCPSKLLVADDNELNRELLAGMFAGSHHELVFASGGLEAIEKVRNMRMDLVLLDIRMPGMTGHQALEKIREIPGTEMLPVIAVTAASTFQQNESAKVRFNAFLSKPFSMRQLYDELAHFLPRQTTAQTPALVVEQELDPGLLGQLVTRLQQLAQDEWPALCGTLGVNEVSAFAGKLEALGGEFTCAPLHQYATKLAVFANAYDVTEMEKRLLEFPKLIERLEEAMHGKV, translated from the coding sequence ATGCTGCGTCAACCTGGCAACCAATTCTATAAAACCGTAGTATTGGTATGGCTTACCCTGTCAGTGGCAAGTGTGTTGCTGGCAGCACTGACGTGGTTGCAACTTTCCGAGCGTTTGGCAGCGGCGAGACGGGCGATTGTGATACGGACGGAAGTAGAGCAAGTATTGAAGATGCTGCTGGACGTGGAGACTTCGGCACGCGGGTTTGTCATCACCGGGGAAAATGATTTTCTTGTGCCGATGAAGCAGGCCCAAACTGCGCTTCCCGTCAAATTTGACTATCTCGCTGAGTTGACCCGCAATGACTCCGACCTGCTCAAGCGCATCATGGACCTGCGGGGAAAAGTCGAGCTGCACCTGAGCAATCATGATAAAATAGTGGCGGTACGAAGGGATCAGGGTTATCTGCCCACCAAGGCGCTCTTCAACGATGGGCGGGCCAGAAAATTGATGGATGAAATCAGGGATGAAATTGCCTCTATCCACAGTCTGCGCGCCCATCTTATCTCCGACGAGGGTGGCAAGGAGCGATCCCAACTCAGGCGTGCCAGTCTTACCAGTTTGGTAGCAGGCGTTCTCGGCATAGGTGCGGGGCTTTTCGCATTCTGGCTCGCCCGATCGACTCTGAAGCACCAAGAGAGGGAGCGCGTGCTGGTGGAGGCCAAACTTCAGGCGGAAAGGAACAGTGCTGAGAAGACTGTTTTCCTTGCAAACGTCAGTCACGAGATACGTACGCCCATGAATGCGATCTTGGGCTTTAGTGAGCTTTTGGAGACCGAACTGCGAGAGCCCAAGCCACGCCATTATGCCAAGGCGATCCGCTCCAGCGCCGGCTCCCTGTTGCAGTTGATCGATGATGTGCTCGACATTTCCAAGATCGAAGCAGGAGCTATGGTGCTCCGCCCGGAGCCTACCGACCCACGTGAGCTCTGCGAATTTGTCCGCACGGTATTTGCCGAGATAACAACACGAAAAAAGATCAAACTGATTTGCCATCCCGTGGAGGATATGCCGCGAGCATTGCTGCTGGACCGGCTCCGCTTGCGACAGATACTGGTGAACTTGGTCGGCAATGCCGTGAAATTTACAAATAAAGGCAGCATCGAGATGAAGGTCTCGTTTGAAAAGCAGCAACAAAGCGACAAAGTGACACTTGTTTTCGAAGTTCAAGACACAGGTGAAGGGATACCAAAAGAGAAACTTGACGCCATCTTTCAACCTTTTGTCCAAGGCGATGACGTGCGTGACAAAGAGGGCACGGGATTGGGGCTGGCGATCGTCCGTCGTTTGGCTGATCGCATGGGAGGCACCATCACGGTGGCCAGTATCGTCGGGCAAGGCAGCGTTTTCCATCTCCGGTTGCCGGACATCGCGGTTTCCCCCCGCATCCCCGAATCTTCCGTGGAGCCGGATGAGCCTGTGAATTTCAATGATTTCTGCCCTTCAAAGCTGCTGGTGGCAGACGACAATGAATTGAATCGTGAGCTGCTCGCCGGCATGTTCGCCGGTTCTCATCATGAACTGGTGTTCGCGTCAGGCGGTCTGGAGGCCATCGAGAAAGTCCGAAACATGCGGATGGATCTGGTGTTGCTCGACATACGCATGCCAGGAATGACCGGACATCAAGCGCTGGAAAAGATACGGGAAATACCCGGCACGGAAATGCTACCCGTGATCGCGGTGACGGCCGCCAGCACATTCCAGCAGAATGAATCTGCCAAAGTGAGGTTCAACGCCTTTCTTTCCAAACCCTTTTCCATGCGGCAGCTTTATGATGAACTGGCTCATTTCCTGCCCCGCCAGACGACGGCACAGACACCCGCATTGGTGGTAGAGCAGGAACTTGATCCGGGATTGCTGGGGCAGCTCGTTACACGGCTGCAGCAACTGGCCCAAGATGAATGGCCGGCGCTCTGTGGCACCTTGGGTGTGAATGAAGTCTCGGCATTTGCTGGAAAACTCGAAGCACTGGGCGGAGAGTTCACTTGCGCACCCCTGCATCAATATGCGACGAAACTCGCCGTGTTCGCAAATGCTTACGATGTGACTGAAATGGAAAAAAGACTGCTCGAATTCCCAAAGCTGATCGAGCGTCTGGAAGAGGCTATGCACGGAAAAGTATGA
- a CDS encoding hybrid sensor histidine kinase/response regulator, whose protein sequence is MPVSARVLVVDDQPVNIQVVGNILGKLGYEIVPAADGTTALKRMALRTPDLILLDVIMPDMSGFEVCRQIRENPAWKDIPVIFVSAADDKELVIRAFNEGGVDYVTKPFNHAELLSRVKTHLTLKAARDRLYQLAEDKDELLGILAHDLKNHLSGMQLSAQLLKDRMGAVENPKTMRLVDNMCQSTGQLLVFVKEFLANASVDHGLQLQKNRVSMAEAVNGIVLEHQEASARKNLQVLATLPQQDTHVYADSTALNQVLDNLLSNAVKFSQPDKEIKITVRVEGEHVVCVVQDEGPGFTPEDKKRMFRRYGRLSARPTGGEPSTGLGLSIVKKLMQEMGGEVICESEPGAGATFTLRLPVALK, encoded by the coding sequence ATGCCTGTCTCTGCTCGTGTACTGGTAGTGGATGATCAGCCGGTGAATATACAGGTCGTCGGCAACATCTTGGGTAAACTGGGGTATGAGATCGTGCCCGCTGCTGACGGCACCACTGCGCTCAAACGGATGGCATTGCGGACACCCGACCTCATTCTGCTGGATGTCATCATGCCAGACATGAGCGGTTTCGAAGTTTGCCGTCAGATCCGTGAGAACCCGGCTTGGAAAGATATTCCCGTCATATTCGTCTCGGCTGCGGACGACAAGGAGCTCGTGATCCGAGCCTTCAATGAAGGCGGGGTTGACTATGTCACCAAGCCCTTCAATCACGCCGAACTGCTTTCTCGTGTTAAAACACATCTGACACTTAAAGCCGCCCGGGACCGCTTGTATCAGCTCGCTGAGGACAAGGACGAGCTGTTGGGGATTCTGGCCCATGATCTGAAGAACCACTTGAGCGGAATGCAACTCAGCGCCCAACTGCTGAAGGACCGAATGGGGGCAGTAGAAAACCCGAAGACCATGCGGCTCGTAGATAACATGTGCCAGTCGACCGGACAGTTGCTTGTGTTTGTGAAGGAGTTTTTGGCCAATGCCTCAGTGGATCACGGACTTCAATTGCAAAAAAACCGTGTAAGTATGGCTGAAGCAGTGAACGGCATCGTGCTGGAGCATCAGGAGGCGTCCGCGCGGAAAAACCTTCAAGTCCTCGCCACCCTTCCGCAGCAAGATACTCACGTTTACGCGGACAGCACGGCACTTAACCAAGTTTTGGACAATTTGCTTTCCAATGCGGTCAAATTTTCCCAGCCCGACAAAGAGATCAAAATAACAGTACGTGTCGAAGGTGAACATGTGGTTTGCGTTGTGCAGGATGAGGGGCCTGGGTTTACCCCAGAGGATAAAAAACGTATGTTCCGACGTTATGGCCGACTTTCCGCCAGGCCCACTGGTGGCGAGCCTTCCACCGGACTGGGCCTGAGCATCGTAAAAAAACTTATGCAAGAGATGGGTGGCGAAGTGATCTGTGAAAGCGAACCGGGCGCTGGGGCCACTTTCACCCTCCGCCTGCCGGTGGCACTGAAATGA
- a CDS encoding sigma-54 dependent transcriptional regulator — MDFLVIDDDKTFREATCILIDDENHYAEGAPTGAYALSRLKETKFDAALLDLHLGAEDGLDILQQIVKSHPQLPVVMFTAEGNVKTAVEAMRRGAVDFLEKPFQRKEFLMVLARLNKFHQMGQRIERLEREVSETKSQSGEPIFDFTTPLMQQMMEVLLRAAPTPASVLILGESGTGKSVAARAVHQNSLVAEKPFITVSCPSLSKELLESELFGSVRGAYTGSVKDHWGKVKAAEGGTLFLDEIGDLPMEIQPKLLRLLQEREYERLGENVTRQANVRVIAATNRDLRKRVAEGAFREDLYFRLNVISVEMPPLRERQEDLVKFAQNYAAHFGSQCRRPQIGFAPEAITCLRAYSWPGNLREMRNAIERAVILAQDDHIKPEDFPAEIRSPNTSATNASEAVGTLISLDKLEELHIRKVLEKVSSLGEAASVLGIDQATLYRKRKKLGLE, encoded by the coding sequence ATGGACTTCCTTGTAATTGATGATGACAAAACGTTTCGGGAGGCAACCTGCATCCTGATCGACGATGAGAACCACTACGCTGAAGGCGCGCCGACGGGCGCTTACGCGCTCTCCCGTTTGAAGGAGACCAAGTTTGATGCGGCGCTATTGGATCTTCACCTGGGCGCCGAGGACGGTCTCGATATCCTGCAGCAGATCGTGAAGAGCCATCCCCAGCTTCCTGTGGTGATGTTTACCGCCGAGGGCAATGTGAAAACGGCTGTGGAAGCAATGCGCCGGGGCGCGGTCGATTTTCTGGAAAAGCCGTTTCAGCGGAAGGAATTTCTGATGGTCCTGGCGCGTTTGAACAAATTCCATCAGATGGGACAGCGCATCGAACGGCTCGAACGCGAAGTAAGTGAGACAAAATCACAATCCGGAGAGCCAATCTTCGACTTCACCACACCGCTGATGCAGCAGATGATGGAGGTTCTGCTACGAGCGGCTCCCACGCCAGCATCCGTGCTGATACTGGGCGAAAGTGGCACAGGCAAAAGCGTGGCGGCACGTGCAGTCCACCAGAACAGCCTTGTCGCTGAAAAACCCTTCATCACCGTGAGTTGCCCAAGTCTCTCAAAAGAACTGCTCGAAAGCGAACTCTTCGGCAGTGTGCGTGGTGCCTACACCGGTTCCGTCAAAGATCATTGGGGCAAAGTCAAGGCAGCCGAAGGTGGAACCCTGTTTTTGGATGAGATCGGCGATCTGCCGATGGAAATCCAACCAAAACTCCTGCGCTTGTTGCAAGAACGTGAATACGAACGCTTGGGGGAGAATGTCACGCGTCAGGCAAATGTCCGTGTCATCGCCGCCACCAACCGTGATCTAAGGAAGAGGGTCGCAGAAGGTGCATTTCGTGAGGATCTCTATTTTCGCCTCAATGTGATCAGTGTGGAGATGCCACCGCTAAGAGAGCGTCAGGAAGATCTTGTGAAGTTTGCGCAAAACTACGCTGCCCATTTCGGTTCGCAATGCCGTCGTCCCCAGATCGGATTCGCACCGGAGGCTATCACCTGTCTCCGTGCTTACTCATGGCCGGGCAATCTCCGGGAGATGCGCAACGCCATTGAACGCGCGGTCATACTTGCTCAGGACGACCACATAAAGCCGGAGGATTTCCCGGCCGAGATACGCTCACCAAACACAAGTGCCACAAACGCTTCAGAAGCGGTAGGAACGCTGATCTCTTTGGACAAGCTGGAGGAACTCCACATCAGAAAAGTGCTGGAGAAAGTCTCCAGCCTCGGTGAGGCAGCTTCAGTCTTGGGAATCGATCAAGCCACGCTCTACCGGAAGCGTAAAAAACTTGGATTAGAATAG
- a CDS encoding BON domain-containing protein, with amino-acid sequence MKNFSQFIMGTVLGIALLSAGCAGSRSERSTGESIDDRATVMRVKSALHNDAIYKYPDVEVASFKGSVQLSGFVDNNEQKSRASDLAKNVEGVKELRNNITVKP; translated from the coding sequence ATGAAAAACTTCAGTCAATTCATCATGGGTACTGTGCTGGGAATCGCGCTTCTGTCCGCCGGTTGTGCGGGTAGCCGCTCGGAACGCAGCACGGGAGAATCAATTGATGACCGTGCCACGGTCATGCGGGTGAAGAGCGCCCTTCACAACGACGCCATCTATAAGTATCCGGACGTCGAGGTGGCGAGTTTCAAAGGCAGCGTGCAACTCAGCGGCTTTGTTGACAACAACGAGCAGAAGAGCCGGGCCAGTGATCTCGCCAAGAATGTGGAAGGTGTGAAAGAACTTCGCAATAACATCACCGTCAAGCCTTGA
- a CDS encoding Ku protein has protein sequence MHAIWKGTISFGLVTIPVSLYSAVKREELKFRLLRKSDLSPVNYKRVAEADGKEVAWDQIVKGYEYEKDKFVVLKEEDFKRVDIEATQTVEIINFVRIKDVDPLLFHKPYYMEVGKGGDKAYSLLRAALEESGKIAISKVVIKTREHLAAIKPEENRLMLELMHFPGEILSADEFKEPVERKAVANELSMAQKLIESMSTVWNPGDYKDDYREALEKVIEGKLEHGGANKQAPKRRTKPANVIDLAAVLQQSIQETAARGKAGRKRTAKSHKKAA, from the coding sequence ATGCATGCCATCTGGAAAGGGACAATCAGTTTTGGTTTGGTGACGATACCCGTGTCTCTCTATTCTGCCGTCAAGCGTGAGGAATTGAAATTCCGGCTCCTGCGGAAATCTGATCTCAGTCCCGTAAACTACAAACGCGTAGCAGAAGCCGATGGTAAGGAGGTGGCTTGGGATCAGATAGTGAAGGGTTATGAGTACGAGAAAGACAAATTTGTCGTTCTGAAAGAGGAGGATTTCAAGCGCGTGGATATTGAAGCTACGCAAACTGTCGAGATCATCAATTTTGTGAGGATCAAAGATGTGGATCCATTGCTCTTCCATAAGCCATACTATATGGAGGTCGGCAAGGGCGGGGATAAGGCGTATTCACTGCTCCGTGCTGCTTTGGAGGAGAGCGGAAAGATTGCCATCAGCAAAGTGGTCATCAAGACTAGGGAGCATCTCGCTGCCATAAAACCGGAAGAGAATCGCTTGATGCTGGAGTTGATGCATTTCCCGGGTGAAATACTGTCGGCGGATGAATTCAAAGAACCTGTCGAGCGGAAGGCTGTTGCGAATGAGTTGAGCATGGCGCAAAAATTGATCGAAAGCATGTCAACCGTATGGAATCCTGGGGATTACAAGGATGATTATCGCGAGGCGTTGGAGAAAGTGATTGAGGGGAAACTGGAGCATGGCGGTGCTAACAAGCAGGCGCCGAAACGGAGGACAAAGCCTGCAAATGTGATCGATTTAGCTGCCGTATTGCAGCAAAGCATACAGGAGACTGCTGCCCGGGGCAAGGCGGGCAGAAAAAGGACTGCAAAATCACACAAAAAGGCCGCTTGA
- the ligD gene encoding non-homologous end-joining DNA ligase, with product MSLKEYIGKRDFSATPEPDIAESTSYPGKFRFVIQKHAASRLHYDFRLELGGALKSWAVPKGLPYKKGEKRLAVQVEDHPVTYIDFEGVIPKGQYGAGTVMVWDTGMFEPLSRTPLKDLANGKLHVELHGKKVEGEWFLVRLRDKGQWLLIKGGVGMRPPSKKEENRSVISGLGMEELGKSAKVWKSGARRETDRREQSTEHVEPRKKETVKPHAMSAFIEPMKARLVSEPPEGDWHYEIKFDGFRALAFCRGRKVELYSRNENDLGRKFPEVVKALRQICFDDAILDGEIVALDKKGKSSFQLLQAYEMGSGRPPLAYYVFDVLRFDGEQLLRLTLEERRARLESLKLTEPIRISPSLGDDGDGLLKQARKLGVEGLIGKRSGSFYESGRRSGAWIKLKLQQEQEFVVGGFTEPAGSRKYFGALLLGIQDQRGLAFVGKVGTGFDGRLLRHLYKCFCELDSDKCPFHNLPEKNRQHYGKGITISQMKLCHWLKPEIVCQVRFSEWTRDGSLRQPVFLGLREDKEAKDVVREKVTA from the coding sequence ATGTCTCTCAAGGAATACATAGGCAAGCGCGATTTCTCTGCGACGCCTGAGCCTGACATTGCAGAGTCAACGTCCTATCCGGGCAAGTTCCGCTTTGTGATTCAAAAGCATGCAGCAAGTCGGTTGCATTATGACTTCCGATTGGAACTGGGCGGTGCATTGAAATCTTGGGCTGTGCCGAAGGGGTTGCCCTACAAAAAAGGAGAGAAGCGCTTGGCCGTGCAGGTCGAGGATCACCCAGTCACTTACATCGATTTTGAAGGGGTCATTCCGAAAGGACAATACGGTGCAGGCACGGTGATGGTCTGGGACACAGGTATGTTTGAACCGTTAAGCCGTACGCCTTTAAAAGATCTGGCAAATGGCAAGTTGCACGTGGAACTGCATGGGAAAAAAGTTGAAGGTGAATGGTTCTTGGTCAGGTTGCGTGATAAAGGGCAATGGTTGCTTATCAAAGGTGGAGTAGGTATGAGGCCGCCGAGCAAGAAAGAGGAGAACAGATCAGTGATATCAGGATTGGGGATGGAAGAGTTGGGGAAAAGTGCAAAGGTGTGGAAATCCGGAGCAAGGAGAGAAACGGATCGTCGGGAGCAATCGACCGAGCATGTGGAGCCGAGGAAAAAAGAAACGGTGAAGCCGCATGCCATGAGCGCGTTCATTGAACCGATGAAAGCCCGGCTGGTTAGTGAGCCGCCTGAGGGAGATTGGCACTACGAGATCAAGTTTGATGGCTTTCGTGCGCTTGCATTTTGTCGCGGGAGAAAAGTTGAGCTTTATTCCCGGAATGAAAATGACCTGGGTAGAAAGTTCCCCGAGGTCGTAAAGGCTTTGCGACAGATTTGTTTCGACGACGCGATTTTGGACGGAGAGATCGTGGCTTTGGACAAGAAAGGCAAATCATCATTTCAGCTGTTACAGGCTTATGAAATGGGTTCCGGACGTCCGCCGCTGGCATACTATGTTTTTGATGTGCTACGGTTTGATGGTGAGCAGCTTTTGAGGCTGACGCTGGAAGAGCGTCGTGCAAGGCTTGAATCACTGAAATTGACCGAACCGATCCGTATTTCGCCTTCATTGGGCGATGATGGTGACGGACTTTTGAAGCAAGCGAGAAAACTGGGGGTCGAAGGCTTGATTGGAAAGCGATCCGGCTCCTTCTACGAAAGCGGACGCCGAAGCGGAGCCTGGATCAAACTTAAGCTGCAGCAGGAGCAAGAGTTTGTTGTCGGAGGTTTTACTGAGCCTGCTGGCAGCCGCAAGTATTTTGGGGCTCTTTTGCTGGGCATCCAAGATCAGCGAGGGTTGGCGTTTGTTGGGAAGGTAGGGACAGGCTTTGATGGAAGGCTTTTGCGGCATTTGTACAAGTGTTTCTGTGAATTGGACAGCGACAAGTGCCCATTCCATAATTTGCCTGAAAAAAACCGTCAACATTATGGGAAAGGTATCACCATTTCCCAGATGAAGCTCTGCCATTGGCTAAAACCTGAGATAGTTTGCCAGGTGAGGTTCTCAGAATGGACTCGCGATGGCAGCTTGCGGCAACCGGTATTTCTCGGGCTGCGAGAGGACAAAGAAGCCAAAGATGTCGTTCGTGAAAAGGTGACTGCATGA
- the ligD gene encoding non-homologous end-joining DNA ligase, whose translation MSAKTQLTIEGTRVKVGNLEKIFYPSTGFTKGDVIDYYVQISPYLLPHLKDRPITLKRYPDGVNGFFFYEKKCPPHRPEWVKTAKVPRSKGGEINYCVMNDLPALVWAANLADLELHTFLHKAPAIHKPTALAFDLDPGPPADVIECCRVALWLKGLFDELGMKCFPKTSGSKGLQVYVPLNLAVTYGQTKSFAHAVALALERQFPDLVVSKMQKSLRRGRVLVDWSQNDDHKTTICAYSLRAKDHPTVSTPVTWDEVGSALRKNKAALLVFESQDVLKRAVKLGDVFEPVLKLKQRLPALKTLATI comes from the coding sequence ATGAGTGCGAAAACACAACTCACCATTGAAGGAACCCGGGTAAAAGTCGGCAATCTTGAGAAGATATTTTATCCTTCAACGGGTTTCACCAAAGGAGATGTGATTGACTACTATGTGCAGATCTCTCCTTATCTGCTGCCGCATTTGAAGGACCGTCCCATCACTCTCAAGCGTTATCCGGATGGTGTGAATGGGTTTTTCTTTTATGAAAAGAAGTGCCCGCCACACCGGCCGGAATGGGTTAAGACAGCCAAGGTCCCCCGCTCAAAAGGGGGAGAGATCAATTATTGTGTAATGAACGATTTGCCTGCGCTGGTCTGGGCGGCGAATCTGGCGGATCTGGAGTTGCATACGTTCTTGCATAAAGCGCCAGCCATTCATAAGCCGACTGCCTTGGCCTTCGATCTCGATCCGGGACCACCAGCAGATGTCATTGAGTGCTGCCGGGTCGCACTCTGGTTAAAAGGATTGTTCGATGAGTTGGGAATGAAGTGTTTTCCAAAGACATCCGGATCCAAAGGGCTACAAGTTTATGTGCCGCTAAATTTGGCAGTGACATATGGGCAAACCAAATCATTCGCACACGCGGTGGCGCTGGCATTGGAGAGGCAATTTCCAGATTTGGTCGTGTCGAAGATGCAAAAATCCTTGAGAAGAGGAAGGGTATTGGTGGATTGGAGCCAGAACGATGACCACAAAACTACGATCTGTGCCTACTCGCTACGTGCTAAAGACCATCCTACCGTGTCTACTCCGGTCACTTGGGACGAAGTCGGGAGCGCTCTGAGGAAAAACAAAGCCGCTCTGCTGGTTTTTGAGAGCCAGGATGTTCTAAAGCGAGCAGTCAAATTAGGGGATGTATTTGAGCCGGTTTTGAAACTGAAGCAGAGGCTGCCAGCATTGAAGACACTGGCAACCATTTGA